From one Motacilla alba alba isolate MOTALB_02 chromosome 8, Motacilla_alba_V1.0_pri, whole genome shotgun sequence genomic stretch:
- the SLC35A3 gene encoding UDP-N-acetylglucosamine transporter isoform X1, which translates to MSPARKMSNKLENKRKSKKGKGQEMSANLKYLSLGILVFQTTSLVLTMRYSRTLKEEGPRYLSSTAVVIAELLKILACVLLVYKDSKCNLRTLNRVLRDEILNKPMETLKLAIPSGIYTLQNNLLYVALSNLDAATYQVTYQLKILTTALFSVSMLSKKLGVYQWLSLVILMTGVAFVQWPSDSQATPAKEHSAGSQFVGLIAVLIACFSSGFAGVYFEKILKETKQSVWIRNIQLGFFGSIFGLMGVYIYDGEQLSKNGFFQGYNKLTWVVVVLQALGGLVIAAVIKYADNILKGFATSLSIILSTLISYFWLQDFVPTSVFFLGAILVIAATFLYGYDPKPAGNPIKA; encoded by the exons ATGTCTCCAGCAAGAAAAATGAGTaacaaactggaaaacaaaagaaagagcaag aaaggaaaaggtcaAGAAATGTCTGCCAATTTAAAGTACCTTTCCTTGGGCATCCTGGTTTTTCAGACCACAAGTTTAGTGTTGACCATGCGCTATTCTCGGACACTGAAAGAAGAAGGACCTCGTTACTTATCCTCTACTGCAGTAGTTATTGCTGAACTTCTGAAGATTTTGGCCTGTGTTCTATTAGTCTACAAAGACAGCA AATGCAATTTACGGACTCTGAACAGAGTGCTACGTGATGAAATCCTTAACAAACCCATGGAAACCCTTAAACTTGCTATTCCTTCAGGAATTTACACTCTTCAGAACAACTTGCTATATGTAGCATTGTCAAACCTAGATGCAGCCACATACCAG GTTACATATCAACTGAAAATTCTCACCACAGCATTGTTTTCTGTGTCCATGTTGAGCAAGAAACTGGGTGTATACCAGTGGCTGTCACTAGTAATATTGATGACAGGAGTGGCATTTGTGCAG TGGCCTTCAGACTCTCAAGCAACACCTGCTAAGGAGCACTCAGCAGGATCACAGTTTGTAGGCCTGATTGCAGTTCTCATAGCGTGCTTTTCTAGTGGATTTGCTGgagtttattttgaaaaaattttaaaggaaactaAGCAATCTGTGTGGATCAGAAACATTCAGCTTG GATTTTTTGGTAGCATATTTGGACTGATGGGTGTTTACATTTATGATGGAGAACAACTGTCAAAGAATGGATTTTTTCAAGGATACAATAAACTTACTTGGGTGGTGGTTGTTCTGCAG GCACTTGGAGGGCTGGTGATTGCTGCTGTTATAAAATATGCCGACAACATTTTAAAGGGATTTGCAACTTCTCTCTCCATTATACTGTCAACATTGATCTCCTatttctggctgcaggattttgTCCCTACAAg TGTCTTTTTCCTCGGAGCCATCCTTGTAATAGCAGCTACTTTTCTATATGGTTACGATCCCAAACCTGCAGGAAATCCTATTAAGGCATAG
- the SLC35A3 gene encoding UDP-N-acetylglucosamine transporter isoform X2, which translates to MSANLKYLSLGILVFQTTSLVLTMRYSRTLKEEGPRYLSSTAVVIAELLKILACVLLVYKDSKCNLRTLNRVLRDEILNKPMETLKLAIPSGIYTLQNNLLYVALSNLDAATYQVTYQLKILTTALFSVSMLSKKLGVYQWLSLVILMTGVAFVQWPSDSQATPAKEHSAGSQFVGLIAVLIACFSSGFAGVYFEKILKETKQSVWIRNIQLGFFGSIFGLMGVYIYDGEQLSKNGFFQGYNKLTWVVVVLQALGGLVIAAVIKYADNILKGFATSLSIILSTLISYFWLQDFVPTSVFFLGAILVIAATFLYGYDPKPAGNPIKA; encoded by the exons ATGTCTGCCAATTTAAAGTACCTTTCCTTGGGCATCCTGGTTTTTCAGACCACAAGTTTAGTGTTGACCATGCGCTATTCTCGGACACTGAAAGAAGAAGGACCTCGTTACTTATCCTCTACTGCAGTAGTTATTGCTGAACTTCTGAAGATTTTGGCCTGTGTTCTATTAGTCTACAAAGACAGCA AATGCAATTTACGGACTCTGAACAGAGTGCTACGTGATGAAATCCTTAACAAACCCATGGAAACCCTTAAACTTGCTATTCCTTCAGGAATTTACACTCTTCAGAACAACTTGCTATATGTAGCATTGTCAAACCTAGATGCAGCCACATACCAG GTTACATATCAACTGAAAATTCTCACCACAGCATTGTTTTCTGTGTCCATGTTGAGCAAGAAACTGGGTGTATACCAGTGGCTGTCACTAGTAATATTGATGACAGGAGTGGCATTTGTGCAG TGGCCTTCAGACTCTCAAGCAACACCTGCTAAGGAGCACTCAGCAGGATCACAGTTTGTAGGCCTGATTGCAGTTCTCATAGCGTGCTTTTCTAGTGGATTTGCTGgagtttattttgaaaaaattttaaaggaaactaAGCAATCTGTGTGGATCAGAAACATTCAGCTTG GATTTTTTGGTAGCATATTTGGACTGATGGGTGTTTACATTTATGATGGAGAACAACTGTCAAAGAATGGATTTTTTCAAGGATACAATAAACTTACTTGGGTGGTGGTTGTTCTGCAG GCACTTGGAGGGCTGGTGATTGCTGCTGTTATAAAATATGCCGACAACATTTTAAAGGGATTTGCAACTTCTCTCTCCATTATACTGTCAACATTGATCTCCTatttctggctgcaggattttgTCCCTACAAg TGTCTTTTTCCTCGGAGCCATCCTTGTAATAGCAGCTACTTTTCTATATGGTTACGATCCCAAACCTGCAGGAAATCCTATTAAGGCATAG